Proteins from one Mobula birostris isolate sMobBir1 chromosome 10, sMobBir1.hap1, whole genome shotgun sequence genomic window:
- the LOC140204056 gene encoding syntaxin-3-like, producing MKDRLDELKEAAEDNFTESIDGIDNPVFAGTECNRLDGFFEDISAISSNLNKLEDLVHAIQKKQEEVLCGTAHENIYNKKKTLKDAKCQFTNEAKVIQSQLDNMKDVVFRKRQEVPYSVEYRIRQHQYNALVTRYQQILTSHYTKETEYVGKLKQQIVRQTQLAGVKLQDEDVDSFVKNLSAPRIVGQDLEILKAKEHLAQAQERHKQLLDLESQIAELHELFLQFEVLVTEQQEIVNSIEYNVQHTIDYIAQSSDHVKTAIKYQKKSRVTAAAAAVLGLCVCVPCIARMSS from the coding sequence ATGAAGGACAGATTGGACGAGTTAAAGGAAGCGGCAGAGGACAACTTCACGGAGAGTATAGATGGAATCGACAACCCAGTGTTTGCGGGGACAGAATGCAACAGGCTGGATGGTTTCTTTGAAGATATTTCAGCCATTTCCTCAAACCTCAACAAATTGGAAGATTTAGTTCATGCTATTCAAAAGAAGCAAGAAGAGGTGTTATGTGGAACTGCACATGAGAATATCTACAACAAAAAGAAAACTCTAAAAGATGCCAAATGCCAGTTCACCAATGAGGCCAAGGTCATTCAGTCGCAGCTGGATAACATGAAGGATGTAGTTTTTCGGAAAAGGCAAGAGGTGCCTTACTCGGTTGAGTACAGGATTCGCCAGCATCAGTATAACGCGCTGGTAACTCGCTATCAGCAGATCCTAACTTCGCACTACACAAAAGAGACCGAATACGTCGGCAAGTTGAAACAGCAAATTGTTCGGCAAACTCAGCTGGCTGGCGTGAAACTGCAGGACGAAGACGTTGATAGTTTTGTGAAGAACCTTTCTGCTCCACGAATTGTTGGCCAGGATCTGGAAATCCTCAAAGCCAAGGAGCACTTAGCTCAAGCCCAGGAGCGCCACAAACAGCTATTGGACCTTGAGTCGCAGATTGCTGAACTTCACGAACTCTTCCTCCAGTTTGAGGTATTGGTAACTGAGCAACAGGAGATTGTAAACAGCATTGAATACAATGTACAGCACACTATTGACTATATTGCACAGTCCTCAGACCATGTTAAAACAGCGATAAAGTATCAGAAGAAATCTCGGGTCACTGCTGCTGCGGCGGCTGTACTGGGGCTGTGTGTTTGCGTTCCATGTATCGCGAGGATGTCTTCTTAA